The following are encoded together in the Candidatus Methylomirabilis oxygeniifera genome:
- a CDS encoding putative 2-dehydropantoate 2-reductase (Ketopantoate reductase) (KPA reductase) (KPR) (Evidence 3 : Function proposed based on presence of conserved amino acid motif, structural feature or limited homology), whose amino-acid sequence MKVAMVGVGAVGGYFGGLLAKGGADVTFIARGQRLEALRAKGLTVKSWKGDFSVQVNATDDPAEVGLVNLVLFCVKSYDTESAIRQALPMVGQDTLVLSLQNGIDNEEKIASLIGQEKVLAGVAYIGASAPEPGVVLHQESGKIVFGEFDGGISERVVRLKAFFDRYSLPAEISSNIQAVLWTKLAWNAPFNAINTLVGGPVKVILENPHTLELAKLVTAEVVAVANASGVSLACEEVWERNVKFSRHYGVKTSMRQDHEAGKPLEHDALNGVIIKKAAEYGLHAPYNFALYALLSRLQFTS is encoded by the coding sequence ATGAAGGTAGCGATGGTGGGGGTGGGAGCGGTGGGGGGCTACTTCGGCGGTCTGCTGGCCAAGGGCGGCGCCGATGTCACATTCATCGCCCGCGGGCAGCGCCTGGAGGCGCTCAGAGCGAAGGGCCTCACGGTCAAGAGTTGGAAGGGGGACTTCTCCGTCCAGGTCAACGCTACCGATGATCCTGCAGAAGTTGGCCTCGTCAACTTAGTTCTCTTCTGCGTGAAATCGTACGACACCGAGTCGGCTATTCGCCAGGCGCTCCCAATGGTCGGGCAGGACACCCTCGTTCTGTCGCTTCAGAATGGGATCGACAATGAGGAAAAGATCGCGTCTCTCATCGGACAGGAGAAGGTCTTGGCGGGGGTGGCCTACATCGGGGCGAGCGCGCCGGAGCCTGGGGTGGTCCTTCACCAGGAGAGCGGGAAGATCGTATTCGGAGAGTTCGACGGCGGCATCAGCGAGCGGGTTGTCAGGCTTAAAGCCTTCTTCGACCGTTACAGCCTTCCGGCTGAAATATCGTCCAATATACAGGCGGTCCTCTGGACGAAGCTCGCCTGGAACGCCCCTTTTAACGCGATCAATACACTGGTCGGCGGTCCCGTCAAGGTCATTCTCGAGAATCCCCACACCCTTGAGCTGGCGAAGCTGGTGACGGCGGAGGTTGTCGCTGTGGCGAACGCGTCAGGGGTCAGCCTTGCTTGTGAAGAGGTGTGGGAACGAAACGTCAAGTTCTCCCGGCACTACGGCGTGAAGACATCAATGCGTCAGGACCATGAGGCGGGGAAACCGTTGGAGCATGACGCCTTGAATGGCGTTATCATAAAAAAAGCAGCCGAATACGGTCTTCACGCGCCTTACAACTTTGCCCTCTATGCCCTCCTGTCGCGGCTTCAGTTCACGAGTTGA
- a CDS encoding conserved protein of unknown function (Evidence 4 : Homologs of previously reported genes of unknown function), which produces MKVRFLTLAQQELDDAVAWYNEQTTGLGQEFLDELDRVVRRAVTFPMSCPEIEPGVHRCLLARFPYGLIYGVDRETIVVVAVAHLHREPRYWVGRI; this is translated from the coding sequence GTGAAGGTACGTTTTCTTACCTTAGCCCAGCAGGAACTCGACGACGCGGTTGCCTGGTACAACGAGCAGACAACAGGGTTGGGGCAGGAGTTTCTTGATGAATTGGACCGGGTAGTTCGGCGGGCCGTAACTTTCCCGATGTCGTGCCCTGAGATCGAGCCGGGGGTGCATCGCTGCCTGTTGGCCCGCTTTCCGTACGGGCTGATCTACGGTGTTGATCGGGAAACGATCGTCGTAGTCGCCGTGGCACACCTGCATCGCGAGCCCCGCTACTGGGTGGGGCGCATTTAA
- a CDS encoding conserved protein of unknown function (Evidence 4 : Homologs of previously reported genes of unknown function): MAKTVDKLAAEIHGLPDVEKLRLVDAILADLDKPDPQIDRVWADEARKRWAAYKAGRAATVSYETVMAKHRRS, from the coding sequence ATGGCCAAGACAGTGGACAAGCTCGCGGCGGAGATTCATGGTCTGCCTGACGTAGAGAAATTGCGGCTGGTGGATGCCATCCTGGCAGACTTGGACAAACCGGACCCGCAGATTGACCGGGTGTGGGCGGATGAAGCGCGCAAGCGCTGGGCGGCTTACAAGGCCGGACGGGCCGCGACGGTATCCTATGAGACCGTCATGGCCAAGCATCGCCGCTCGTGA
- a CDS encoding Restriction modification system DNA specificity domain:N-6 DNA methylase:Type I restriction-modification system, M subunit (fragment): MEANRELIVGMEKKSQSKLREIWGEA; encoded by the coding sequence GTGGAGGCAAATCGGGAACTGATTGTGGGGATGGAGAAGAAGAGTCAGTCGAAACTGCGGGAGATTTGGGGAGAGGCGTAG
- a CDS encoding putative response regulator in two-component reguatory system, sigma54 dependent transcriptional regulator (Evidence 3 : Function proposed based on presence of conserved amino acid motif, structural feature or limited homology; Product type pr : putative regulator), with protein sequence MVHAAERSDATRALVVDDERPIRLLMENELPRAGYMVTCAGSGEEALEQLRTREFDVILLDLKMPGIGGMEALRRIRDSGTSAEVVILTGHPDVDSAIQAMKLGAYDYLTKPFKLVELEEVLRRAAERKRLRTENTALRRMVAQREPAPIMVGHSPAMASVLATVRRIAPSEASVLIQGESGTGKSVAAKAIHMASPRAGGPFLIINCSGFQDPLLESELFGHEKGAFTGATSVKMGLFEVAGGGTLLLDEVGEMSQAMQAKLLQVLDTKELRRVGGTRVHRVDVRIIAATNKDLAQEVRTGRFRDDLYYRLNVVSLTLPSLRERKEDIPLLIEHFLTQFQVTGHTAKTISLEAIQSLADHPWPGNVRELANTIERLQILSSGDVIGLEDLPPNIRFPSGSTGGPVSLVEMERLHLIRVLDHTGGKKMQAARLLGIDLKTLNSKIKRYNIPL encoded by the coding sequence ATGGTTCACGCGGCTGAACGAAGCGATGCGACCCGCGCGCTTGTGGTCGATGACGAGCGACCCATCCGACTGCTTATGGAAAATGAGCTGCCACGCGCGGGTTATATGGTCACCTGCGCCGGAAGCGGCGAAGAGGCGCTGGAGCAGTTGCGAACGCGGGAGTTCGACGTTATCCTCCTCGACCTCAAAATGCCTGGAATCGGGGGGATGGAGGCGCTCCGCCGGATTCGCGATTCCGGCACCTCGGCGGAGGTGGTCATCCTGACCGGCCACCCCGATGTGGATAGCGCCATCCAGGCGATGAAGCTGGGCGCTTACGACTATCTGACTAAACCGTTCAAGCTCGTTGAATTAGAGGAGGTGCTGCGGCGCGCCGCAGAGCGGAAGCGCCTGCGCACGGAGAATACGGCCCTACGCCGCATGGTCGCCCAACGCGAGCCTGCACCGATCATGGTCGGTCACAGTCCCGCCATGGCCTCCGTGTTGGCCACCGTACGGCGGATTGCGCCAAGCGAGGCAAGCGTCCTGATCCAGGGAGAGAGCGGGACCGGCAAGAGTGTGGCGGCCAAGGCGATTCATATGGCGAGCCCTCGAGCCGGCGGACCGTTTCTGATCATCAATTGCAGCGGCTTTCAGGATCCGCTGCTGGAGAGCGAGCTGTTCGGGCATGAGAAGGGGGCGTTCACCGGCGCGACCAGTGTCAAGATGGGTCTCTTTGAGGTAGCGGGGGGTGGGACCCTGCTGCTGGATGAGGTGGGGGAGATGAGCCAGGCTATGCAGGCCAAGCTCCTTCAAGTGCTCGATACCAAGGAGTTGCGACGGGTTGGCGGCACCCGCGTGCACCGGGTGGATGTGCGCATCATCGCCGCGACCAATAAAGACCTGGCCCAAGAGGTGCGGACGGGCCGATTCCGCGACGACCTCTATTATCGACTGAACGTCGTCAGCTTGACGCTGCCGTCCTTACGCGAGCGGAAGGAGGACATCCCGCTCCTCATTGAGCATTTCTTGACGCAATTCCAAGTAACCGGTCACACGGCCAAGACCATCTCCCTGGAGGCGATACAATCACTGGCGGACCACCCGTGGCCTGGCAATGTGCGAGAGCTTGCGAATACGATCGAGCGCCTTCAGATCCTCTCCTCCGGCGACGTCATCGGCCTGGAGGATCTGCCGCCCAACATCCGGTTTCCGAGCGGCTCTACGGGTGGCCCCGTCTCGCTGGTCGAGATGGAGCGGCTGCACCTCATCCGGGTTCTCGATCATACGGGCGGCAAAAAGATGCAGGCAGCCAGACTTCTCGGCATAGACCTGAAAACCCTCAACAGCAAAATCAAGCGCTACAACATCCCCCTGTGA
- a CDS encoding putative Histidine kinase (Evidence 3 : Function proposed based on presence of conserved amino acid motif, structural feature or limited homology; Product type pe : putative enzyme), with protein sequence MDRREMSQLRMLVKAGMILTAKLSLEEVLQRIVNMACKLMSAKYAALGVLDGKGGLSRFITAGIDETARQAIGPPPVGKGILGVLVREGKPLRLKNLMTDPRAHGFPSHHPVMHSFLGVPVVSKGKVRGNLYVTEKQGAAEFSEEDETLAITLATQAAIALENASLYEELRRSYDELKQSQQLLVRQEKLASLGRLAAGLAHELNNPLSSVAGFAEALQRRIETAEIGDLAALAEWRQYVTMIQDEVARAATIVRRLLDFARQREPTFSLVDLYDVALHAVSFVERQASLENQRIVVAPFPDRSVVQADAQMLQQVFLNLLTNALDAIESGGEIRINAYHRQEAVDPAGEQRWLDVFVSDTGSGISPDNLSRVFDPFFTTKEVGKGTGLGLAISQSIVEQHKGSIEVRSRGIGKGTTVIVSLPLADRSEIDGKRPDLQGTEGKDGSRG encoded by the coding sequence ATGGACAGGAGAGAGATGAGCCAGCTTCGGATGCTTGTGAAGGCAGGCATGATCCTCACCGCGAAGCTCTCTCTTGAAGAGGTCTTGCAGCGTATCGTCAACATGGCCTGTAAGTTGATGAGCGCCAAATATGCCGCTCTTGGCGTCCTGGATGGCAAGGGCGGCCTCAGCCGGTTCATCACGGCGGGCATTGACGAGACTGCCAGACAGGCTATCGGCCCGCCGCCGGTCGGAAAGGGGATTCTCGGTGTGCTGGTGCGCGAGGGAAAGCCCCTCCGCCTGAAGAACCTGATGACAGACCCGCGCGCGCACGGGTTCCCTTCTCATCATCCTGTGATGCACTCCTTCCTGGGCGTACCCGTCGTATCAAAAGGGAAGGTCCGTGGCAACCTCTACGTGACGGAGAAGCAGGGCGCCGCCGAGTTCAGTGAAGAGGATGAGACCCTGGCCATCACGTTGGCCACTCAGGCCGCCATTGCCCTCGAGAACGCCAGCCTGTATGAGGAACTGCGGCGCTCGTATGACGAGTTGAAACAATCGCAGCAGTTGCTGGTCCGACAGGAGAAGCTCGCCTCGCTTGGTCGATTGGCCGCCGGCTTGGCCCATGAACTGAACAACCCCCTCTCCTCCGTAGCCGGTTTCGCCGAGGCCCTTCAGCGGCGTATCGAGACAGCGGAGATCGGTGACCTTGCCGCCCTCGCAGAGTGGAGACAATATGTCACGATGATCCAAGATGAAGTGGCTCGTGCAGCAACTATTGTCCGTCGTCTGCTCGATTTCGCGCGCCAACGCGAGCCGACCTTCAGTTTGGTGGATCTGTATGATGTGGCGTTACACGCGGTCTCGTTTGTGGAGCGGCAGGCCAGCCTCGAAAATCAGCGGATTGTCGTTGCTCCATTCCCGGACAGGAGTGTGGTTCAGGCTGATGCCCAGATGCTTCAGCAGGTCTTTCTGAACCTTCTGACAAATGCGCTCGATGCCATCGAGAGCGGCGGGGAGATTCGCATCAACGCCTATCACCGTCAAGAGGCCGTCGATCCGGCGGGTGAACAAAGATGGCTCGATGTGTTCGTGTCCGACACGGGCAGCGGGATCTCGCCGGACAACCTTTCGAGGGTCTTTGATCCGTTCTTTACTACCAAGGAGGTGGGCAAGGGGACAGGCCTTGGCCTCGCGATTAGTCAGAGCATTGTCGAGCAACATAAAGGCAGCATCGAGGTGCGAAGCAGAGGGATTGGAAAGGGCACGACGGTCATCGTCAGTCTGCCGCTGGCCGACCGCAGCGAGATAGATGGAAAGCGGCCCGATCTCCAGGGGACGGAGGGTAAAGATGGTTCACGCGGCTGA
- a CDS encoding NUDIX hydrolase, which yields MKLIEQVISTQVVYAGAYLSTEQQTVILPNGRQAVRDIVRPPDAVAIVPIDDDGRIYLVRQYRPAIRRAIYEIPAGIIDPGERPTATARRECEEEIGLRPRRLLTLCTFYSAVGFSTGSIRLFLAQGLIAGRDRRHDATEFLQVHAVPFEQAYQWVLSHKIVDAKSIVGILWARQRLDLPPLRDRRQPTRRQS from the coding sequence ATGAAACTCATCGAACAAGTCATCAGCACGCAGGTCGTCTACGCTGGGGCGTATCTTTCAACCGAGCAACAGACGGTCATCCTGCCGAATGGCCGACAGGCGGTCCGCGACATCGTTCGTCCTCCGGACGCCGTTGCGATTGTGCCGATCGACGACGATGGTCGAATCTACCTGGTTCGGCAGTATCGACCGGCCATCCGGCGAGCCATCTACGAGATTCCGGCCGGCATCATCGATCCAGGCGAACGCCCGACTGCCACGGCTCGCCGGGAGTGCGAAGAAGAGATTGGACTTCGCCCGCGCCGGCTGCTCACGTTGTGTACCTTCTATTCCGCGGTCGGCTTCTCCACCGGGTCTATCCGGCTTTTTCTGGCTCAAGGACTCATCGCCGGCCGGGACCGTCGCCACGACGCCACCGAGTTCCTGCAGGTCCATGCGGTTCCGTTCGAACAGGCCTACCAGTGGGTCTTATCACACAAGATCGTGGACGCCAAGAGCATCGTTGGTATTCTCTGGGCCAGGCAACGGCTTGATCTCCCACCGCTCCGCGATCGGCGACAGCCGACTCGACGGCAGTCTTAG
- a CDS encoding putative Carboxylesterase (Evidence 3 : Function proposed based on presence of conserved amino acid motif, structural feature or limited homology; Product type pe : putative enzyme), with protein MGANAIAMAGARPLVRPTVFDWNPALELKLAKIDEGTIAYVVTGEGPPLLLLHGFGGEIWMWEKQVAALSKRYRLYIPDLLGYGYSDRPKVDYTPSFFVEMIKQFMDRLGVSRAGLIGNSMGAGIAWAFALTHPERVDKLVLIDGIPPQVVPAVHNRPLRWFLAMRHIPLLTYLIVALRTRRMVRLGLTEAVHHDRLITDAVVERQYRIGRIAGTARAIASTVRYADEVARYAGALETLRQPTLIIWGEQDELFSVEVGRQLHASIRDSELVVIKDSGHMPMWETPDETNQAILEFLGRE; from the coding sequence GTGGGTGCGAACGCGATAGCGATGGCCGGTGCTCGGCCGCTCGTCCGTCCGACCGTCTTTGACTGGAACCCCGCCCTCGAACTGAAGCTGGCGAAGATTGATGAGGGAACGATCGCGTATGTCGTAACCGGCGAGGGCCCCCCGCTTCTATTGCTTCACGGCTTTGGAGGAGAGATCTGGATGTGGGAGAAACAGGTGGCGGCGCTGTCAAAGAGGTATCGCCTGTACATCCCCGATCTCCTCGGGTACGGCTATTCTGATCGGCCGAAGGTTGACTACACGCCGTCATTCTTTGTCGAGATGATCAAGCAGTTCATGGATCGACTCGGCGTGAGCCGTGCCGGCCTGATCGGCAACTCGATGGGTGCGGGGATCGCCTGGGCGTTCGCTCTCACCCATCCCGAGCGAGTTGACAAGCTTGTCTTGATTGACGGCATCCCCCCGCAGGTGGTTCCCGCGGTTCACAATCGCCCTTTGCGTTGGTTCCTTGCGATGCGGCATATCCCTCTCTTGACTTACCTGATCGTTGCGTTACGGACTCGCCGCATGGTACGACTGGGCCTCACGGAGGCCGTGCATCACGATCGACTGATCACCGACGCGGTGGTGGAGCGACAATACCGGATCGGCCGCATTGCAGGAACCGCCAGGGCCATCGCCTCTACGGTGCGCTACGCTGATGAGGTGGCTCGATATGCCGGAGCGCTGGAGACCTTGCGCCAACCGACGCTGATCATCTGGGGCGAACAGGATGAGCTGTTTTCTGTGGAGGTTGGAAGGCAGCTCCACGCCTCAATCCGGGATTCCGAACTGGTCGTGATCAAAGACAGCGGTCATATGCCGATGTGGGAGACGCCCGACGAGACCAACCAGGCGATCCTGGAGTTCCTCGGCCGGGAGTGA
- a CDS encoding membrane protein of unknown function (Evidence 5 : No homology to any previously reported sequences), protein MNVHQRIPLFLRFILLRSIIFGILIASQLYLFVRGDRALRLSPWSPRRKTLLRLVLSGFFVSTLIIYVAFLSQWAPLEHPSPLILYTLIYPTAIWSFGSLFSSLLLLLANLSGYGVRWFRSRVGSQANASAPPLDPSRRIFMQTSLGALAAAPILISGYGASYASSGGEIEEVHLSLGSTHPFDRPLKVVQISDIHSGLFMTPARMRQSVEAIRQLEPDLFLMTGDFISNSPADLPPCIKELARVKSRYGSFAVLGNHEHWYGEIEQIIAAFEGAGISMLHNAHRVVETDRGSIAVAGIDDLRVGRPDLGRALNGLNPTLPTLLLSHRPEIFPQAAARNIGLTLSGHYHGGQVKVSALGLSVSLAHLLSSYPEGLYRLGKSHLYVNRGLGTTGTPVRVNASPEITLFHLT, encoded by the coding sequence GTGAACGTCCATCAGAGGATACCCCTGTTCTTGCGATTTATACTGCTCCGGTCGATCATCTTTGGGATTCTCATCGCATCTCAGCTCTATCTCTTCGTGAGAGGGGATCGGGCATTGCGGCTATCCCCGTGGAGTCCCAGGCGTAAGACACTGCTCCGTCTCGTCCTGAGCGGGTTTTTTGTTTCAACGCTGATTATCTATGTCGCCTTCCTCTCCCAATGGGCTCCTCTCGAGCACCCATCTCCACTGATCCTGTATACGCTGATTTATCCGACCGCCATCTGGAGTTTCGGATCGCTGTTCTCATCGCTGCTGCTGCTTCTGGCCAATCTGAGCGGCTATGGCGTCAGATGGTTCCGCTCCAGGGTTGGCTCGCAGGCTAACGCCTCCGCGCCACCACTCGATCCCTCGCGCAGGATATTTATGCAAACCTCGCTGGGTGCGCTGGCCGCGGCGCCTATCCTGATCTCGGGCTATGGAGCGTCCTACGCAAGCAGTGGAGGAGAGATTGAGGAGGTGCATCTGTCGCTCGGCTCGACCCATCCTTTTGATCGCCCGCTGAAGGTGGTTCAGATTTCCGACATCCACTCCGGCCTCTTTATGACTCCGGCCCGGATGCGTCAGTCTGTCGAGGCGATTCGGCAGCTTGAGCCTGATCTGTTTCTGATGACAGGGGATTTCATCTCCAACTCGCCGGCCGATCTCCCACCCTGCATCAAGGAACTCGCGCGGGTTAAGAGCCGGTATGGAAGTTTCGCCGTCCTTGGCAACCATGAACATTGGTATGGAGAGATCGAACAGATAATTGCGGCGTTCGAAGGCGCGGGGATCTCGATGCTGCACAATGCCCATCGGGTCGTGGAGACCGATCGCGGCTCGATTGCCGTTGCCGGCATCGATGATCTGCGCGTCGGACGGCCTGATCTTGGCCGAGCACTGAACGGCCTGAATCCGACGCTTCCAACCCTACTGCTGTCTCATCGTCCTGAGATCTTTCCGCAGGCCGCCGCGCGTAACATTGGTCTCACCCTGTCCGGCCATTACCATGGGGGGCAGGTCAAGGTGAGTGCGCTCGGGCTGAGTGTCAGCCTTGCTCATCTGCTCAGCTCATACCCGGAGGGTCTCTACCGTCTCGGGAAGTCCCACCTGTATGTCAACCGCGGTCTTGGGACCACCGGAACCCCCGTCCGCGTCAATGCCAGTCCGGAGATTACGCTGTTCCATCTCACCTAG
- a CDS encoding conserved membrane protein of unknown function (Evidence 4 : Homologs of previously reported genes of unknown function): protein MTEILLYVLLGVVAGIFSGLIGIGGGIIIIPALVLVFGLSQHQAQGTTLALLVPPIGLLAAWTYYSKGYVDLRIATLICIGFFAGGLLGAKLAVGLSGSVLEKLFGIALFLISLKMIFAR from the coding sequence ATGACGGAGATACTGCTCTACGTTCTGTTGGGTGTGGTTGCGGGAATCTTCAGCGGATTGATCGGAATCGGCGGGGGGATTATCATTATTCCCGCGCTGGTATTGGTGTTCGGGTTGTCGCAACATCAGGCCCAGGGAACGACGCTGGCCCTCTTAGTACCGCCCATCGGTCTGTTGGCAGCCTGGACCTACTACAGTAAAGGGTATGTCGATCTGAGAATAGCCACCCTTATCTGTATCGGTTTCTTCGCTGGAGGTTTACTGGGCGCCAAACTGGCGGTTGGATTATCAGGCTCGGTACTGGAGAAACTGTTCGGGATTGCGCTGTTCCTGATCTCCCTCAAAATGATCTTTGCCAGATAG
- a CDS encoding exported protein of unknown function (Evidence 5 : No homology to any previously reported sequences), translated as MKRWSKIGTVMTALLLCSLLAPGPVWAGSAPVGGARPAAIGKATGSDRIVATHEIPTSFAEVTAAFTASPTTEGLGEALEASRATFSSTETIEFNGVLFVSGLAGTSADLALYLFDLRGRLAAGPFLVNDVSVPDNRTDFFIQMEAANLFVTGRFNWVMTISDAFGGFFETGLHGVEIQ; from the coding sequence ATGAAAAGGTGGTCGAAGATCGGCACGGTAATGACGGCGCTGCTGCTTTGCTCTCTGTTGGCGCCAGGACCCGTTTGGGCCGGGTCAGCTCCGGTCGGCGGCGCGCGACCGGCAGCGATCGGTAAGGCGACCGGGTCGGATCGGATTGTGGCAACTCATGAGATCCCCACCTCCTTTGCGGAGGTCACCGCTGCCTTCACCGCGAGTCCTACGACCGAAGGGTTGGGAGAGGCGCTGGAGGCATCGCGCGCCACCTTCTCGAGCACAGAGACGATCGAGTTTAACGGCGTACTATTTGTATCCGGCCTGGCAGGGACTTCAGCAGACTTGGCGCTCTATCTGTTTGACCTGAGAGGACGGCTGGCAGCGGGCCCTTTTCTTGTCAATGACGTCTCAGTTCCTGATAATCGAACGGACTTCTTCATCCAAATGGAGGCCGCAAATCTGTTCGTGACGGGGCGATTCAACTGGGTTATGACGATCAGCGATGCCTTTGGAGGATTTTTCGAGACCGGATTGCACGGTGTTGAGATCCAGTGA
- a CDS encoding protein of unknown function (Evidence 5 : No homology to any previously reported sequences) has translation MEGTVLKRIRGYTKALSVTLWLVIFAFIGTTFLVWGFRSTSGTGGGVVNPIGAVEGEQIPYAEYQQAYQRQYQQYQEKLGDKFDEKILEQLNLKGQVVEGLIGRHLLLHEANRLGLVISPDELVAEITAIPAFSDATGFKRDKYLRTLQSARLTPERFEESLREDLLLRKVEEWVKGGVHLIPDETWEAFRFNRASVKAEYVMFSDLKTQQAAVQNVAGLAKSNKPWEEIVRASGLKPVTSDFFSWDRSLPHIPDQERFKEAALVMERGAVSPIIQGEKASYLLRVIDRKDPDAAEFEREKAQFSRGLLQRKREQVFADWIRQVRARAKVKIETANL, from the coding sequence ATGGAGGGCACTGTGCTAAAGCGAATTCGAGGATATACCAAGGCGTTAAGTGTGACGTTATGGCTGGTGATCTTTGCCTTTATTGGAACGACCTTCCTTGTCTGGGGATTCCGCTCCACGTCGGGCACCGGCGGGGGGGTGGTGAACCCGATTGGTGCCGTCGAAGGCGAGCAGATCCCCTACGCGGAGTATCAGCAGGCCTATCAACGTCAGTATCAGCAGTATCAGGAGAAATTGGGAGATAAGTTTGATGAAAAGATCCTCGAACAACTGAACCTGAAAGGGCAGGTTGTGGAGGGGTTGATCGGACGCCACCTGCTGCTTCATGAGGCAAACCGATTAGGCCTCGTAATCAGTCCGGATGAACTTGTCGCGGAGATCACCGCCATACCGGCTTTCAGCGATGCGACAGGCTTTAAGCGGGATAAGTATCTCCGGACTCTTCAATCGGCGCGCCTGACGCCTGAGCGGTTCGAAGAAAGCCTGCGTGAGGATCTGTTGCTTCGCAAGGTGGAAGAGTGGGTAAAGGGCGGGGTTCATCTCATCCCGGATGAGACGTGGGAGGCCTTTCGCTTTAATCGGGCTTCCGTCAAGGCGGAGTACGTGATGTTCTCGGATCTGAAGACGCAACAGGCCGCCGTCCAGAACGTTGCCGGACTGGCGAAGAGCAACAAACCCTGGGAGGAGATCGTCAGGGCATCCGGGCTCAAACCGGTCACCAGCGATTTCTTCTCATGGGATCGAAGCCTCCCGCACATACCGGATCAAGAACGGTTCAAGGAGGCTGCCTTAGTAATGGAGCGAGGGGCGGTCAGCCCGATCATCCAGGGCGAGAAGGCGAGCTACCTCCTGCGAGTCATCGATCGAAAAGACCCGGATGCCGCAGAATTCGAACGCGAGAAGGCCCAATTCAGCCGCGGGCTTTTGCAAAGAAAGCGGGAGCAGGTGTTTGCCGACTGGATTCGCCAGGTGCGGGCACGAGCCAAGGTCAAGATCGAAACGGCCAACCTGTAA